GGCCGTCGTCGACGTCGCCGGACGCCCCTACTTCGTGCACGAGGGCGAGCCCGAAGGTCAGATCTACGCGATCATCGGCGGCAACTACACCGGCTCGCTGACCCGCCACGTGCTGGAGAGCTTCGCCTACCACGCCGGCATCGCGCTGCACGTGCGTGTGCTGTCGGGTCGCGACCCCCACCACATCGTCGAGACCCAGTTCAAGGCCGTGGCCCGTGCGCTGCGCGCGGCCGTCGCCCGTGACCCGCGGGTGCAGGGCGTGCCGAGCGCCAAGGGCGTGCTGTGAACCGATGACCGACACCCTTCCGGGCGTTCTCCTGCTGCATGCCGACGCCAAGCTCGCCGACGCGTGGGTGCGGCGTGGGGTCGTGCCCAGTTACGTGGTGCCGTTGCCGGGATGGACGGCGATCGTGCCCGCCGATCACACCCAGTTGGGCGCGCCGTACGACGACTCGCTGACCGTGCTGGCGAACCGTCCGGTGCCGACCCGGTTGCGAACCGCGTTGGGTTTCTTCGTGATCGGCGACATCGCGGTGGTCTCCGCACAGACCCGGGGTTCGCGGTCGACGCCCCGGATGCTGAGCTGGGCGCCCGGTCACGGCGCCGACGAGATGCCCGGCTTCCCGACGCTGAAGGTGGGGCAGTTGGCCGAGGCGGCCGGTCTGCACGAGGGGGATGTGCGTGCGGTGACCCGCGTGCTCGGCGCCCGCACCGGACGACCGGTCGAGCGACTGCAGGAACTGATGAAGGTGCTCGCGTTGCCGGGGGCGGCGATGCTGCGCGGCGAAGGTGTGAAGTCGGACCTCGAGGCGGTGCTGGTCGAGCCCGACAAGAGCGCCGTCGGTCACTTCGAGAAGGTGGCCCGCGACGAGGACGACATGCGCGCCGAACTGCGGGAACACTCATGACCAAGGTGGTCGTGCTCGACTACGGCAGCGGCAATGTGCGCTCGGTGGTGCGGATGCTCGAACGCATCGGTGCCGACGTCGACCTCAGCGCCGACCCCGACGCCGTCCGCAACGCCGACGGGCTCTACGTGCCCGGTGTCGGCAACTTCCACGCCTGCATGGCAGGACTCAACGCGGTCGACGGTGGCGCGCTGATCGGTGCGCGGCTGGCCGCCGGACGCCCCGTGCTCGGTGTCTGCGTCGGCTACCAGGTGCTGTTCGACGGCAGTGTCGAGCCCGCGCGCGCCCAACTGCCCGGGCTCGGGCTCTGGCCCGGCACCGTCGCTCGACTGACCGCCGATGTCGTGCCGCACATGGGCTGGAGCGAGGTGACCGCCGCAGCCGGCAGCCGCCTGCTCGACGGGCTCGACGGCGAACGGTTCTACTTCGTGCACTCCTACGCGCCGCCGCGCTGGCGGGGCGCGTCCGATGCCGTTGTCAGCACGGCTACCCACGGCGACCCGTTCGTCGCGGCCGTCGAGGCCGGCGTGCTCGCCGGCACCCAGTTCCACCCGGAGAAGTCCGGGGACGCCGGTGCGCAGCTCCTGCGCAACTGGTGTGATTCGTTGTGAGACAGGTGAACCCGATGACCGAAAGCCCCCGCCTCGAACTTCTGCCCGCCGTCGACGTGGTCGACGGACGTGCCGTGCAGCTGGTGCAGGGGGTGGCCGGCAGCGGCGGTGAGTTCGGCGACCCTTGGTTGGCGGCGAAGGGCTGGCAGGACCAGGGTTCGGAGTGGCTGCACCTCGTCGACCTCGACGCGGCGTTCGGCCGCGGCAGCAACCACGAACTGCTCGCCTCGATCGTGCAGCGGCTCGACATCAAGGTCGAGCTGTCCGGTGGCATCCGTGATGCCGAGACGCTCGAGCGGGCCCTGGCCAGTGGCTGCCGGCGGGTCAACCTCGGCACGGCGGCGCTGGAGAACCCGGAATGGACCGCGCAGGCGATCGCGGAGCACGGCGACCGGGTGGCCGTCGGCCTCGACGTGCGCGGCACCACCCTCGCGGCCCGCGGCTGGACCAAGGAGGGCGGCGACCTCTACGAGACGCTCGAACGGCTCGATCGTGAGGGCTGTGCCCGCTACGTCGTCACCGACGTCGCCAAGGACGGCATGATGCAGGGCGCCAATATCGCTCTGCTGCAAGACGTCTGCTCCCGCACCGACCGCCCGGTGGTCGCGTCCGGTGGGGTGTCGACGCTGGACGACGTGCGTGCGATCCGTGAGCTCGTGCCGGCCGGCGTGGAGGGCGCGATCGTCGGCTCGGCGCTCTACAAGGGTGCGTTCACGCTGCCCGAGGCACTCGACGTCGCCGGTCGCCCGTGACGTCCGAGGAACACACCGACTCCGCCGGGCAGACCTGGCAGGGGCGGCAGGTCACCGACACAGGGTTCGGCGGCGACGACGGGTCGGCCGACCCGGCGGTGGCCGCGGCCCTCGCCGGTGATGACGAGGTCGCACTGGTGCGTATCCTCGCCGGCGCCCGGTTCCTCGTGCCGATCGTCGCCGACGCGACCGAGGTCGTGCAGGACGGCGGCTTGCACGCCGACAAGGCCGCCGACATGGCCGTCGCGGTGCTCGTGGCTCCCGACGGCACCCGCGCGCTGCCGGTGTTCACCTCGATGGATTCCCTGCACGCCTGGGACCCCGCAGCACGTCCGTCGCCGGTGACGGCCGATCGCGCCGCGCAAGCGGCGGTGAGCGAACGTGCCGACGTGATCGTCGTCGACGTGGCCGGTCCGACGACCGTCGCGTTGCGGCCGAGCATGGTGTGGGCCCTTGCCATGCAACGGGATTGGTTGCCGGCACACGACGACCCGCAGGTTGTGTCGGCCGTCGCGCGGGCGGCCGCCGAGGAGCCGTCGGTCGCTCGAGTGGTCTGTGAGGCAGGCGACGACGGCGCGTTGCGCATCGTGTTGCACCTGCTGCCGGGTCTGGCCGGCGACGAGGTCGCCACGATCGCCCAACGCGTCGGTGAGCGCTTGGCCACCGACGGTGAGGTGCGGGCGCGCATCGACGCGGTGACCTTCGCCGTCCGCCCCGCGTAGGGGTCATCGACGCGTCAGTCGCCGTCCAGCGCGTCGGTCCAGTCGTCGAGTCGCTCCCACTCGGCCTGCAGCCAGTCGTCGATCAGCTCGTCGGTCGGGGCCGGCACCAGCCGCACGTCGATGTGGATCTGCCGGTTCAACGGGAGGGACCGCCAGATCACCGCCGGTGACACCAGATCTTCCAGGCCCTGGTGGCCCGGCGATCATCACCTGCGAGTCGGGCCGTGCCGCCAACATCCGGCGGACGACGGTGGAGCGCGGCGAGAGCACGCGCGGGTTGCGTTTGAGCCAGTGGGCGCGTTCGAGTTCGCCGTCTTCGACGGCTTCGGAGAACTCCTCGGCGTGGCGGCCGGGCGTCCAGTTGCGTCCTTTGGGGAACAGCAGGGTGGCGTCGCCGACCTGTACGTGCTCGGCGAACTCGCGCAGTTGTCGGTCGCGTTCCTCGCGAGGCAGACCGGGGCCGATGAAGTAGGCGTCGAGTCGGGCGAGGCAGAGGTCCATCGCGGGGTCCCAGAGCAGCGCCCGTTTGAGCACGATGCGGGGGATGCGCAGCAGGTCATGGGTGATGACGTAGGCCATCAGCAGGGAGTCGCCGGGGCCGGCGTGGCGGGCGAGCAGCAGCACCGGACGCGACGGGTCAGCGGTCGGCACCTTCACCCGGAGGTCGAGGCTGACGAGCCGGTCGGCCGCTAGCACGAACCGGTGCAACTCCTGGCCGAGCACCAGCACGTGGCGTGCCTGCCACTCCTGTTCGTCGCGGCGCCACGGTGGCATCGCGGCTCTTCAATTTTGAGCGTGGTGGGGCCCTGGCGTAGGGCTCGCGGCCCTACGCCAGCATGGGTGTTGTCTAGACATCTCATGAGCGAGGACCGCGAGCGTGCACAAGCCTACGTTCGACGTCGATGCGGCGTCGATCCTGTTCAACCTGTCCGGTTACCGAGTCGTCTCGGCCACCCCTGGCGTCGGCGTTGAGCAACCGCGGCAGGTGCTGATCGAGACGACCACGAGCGAGGGCGCCTGCCCCTCCTGCGGGGTGCTGTCCTCGCGGATCCAGGCAAGACCTACCCAGCGCGTGAAGGACGTGCCGTGCGGGGGTGAGCGGCTCGACGTGCTCGTGCGCAAGCGCCG
This genomic stretch from Calidifontibacter indicus harbors:
- the hisH gene encoding imidazole glycerol phosphate synthase subunit HisH gives rise to the protein MTKVVVLDYGSGNVRSVVRMLERIGADVDLSADPDAVRNADGLYVPGVGNFHACMAGLNAVDGGALIGARLAAGRPVLGVCVGYQVLFDGSVEPARAQLPGLGLWPGTVARLTADVVPHMGWSEVTAAAGSRLLDGLDGERFYFVHSYAPPRWRGASDAVVSTATHGDPFVAAVEAGVLAGTQFHPEKSGDAGAQLLRNWCDSL
- the priA gene encoding bifunctional 1-(5-phosphoribosyl)-5-((5-phosphoribosylamino)methylideneamino)imidazole-4-carboxamide isomerase/phosphoribosylanthranilate isomerase PriA; its protein translation is MTESPRLELLPAVDVVDGRAVQLVQGVAGSGGEFGDPWLAAKGWQDQGSEWLHLVDLDAAFGRGSNHELLASIVQRLDIKVELSGGIRDAETLERALASGCRRVNLGTAALENPEWTAQAIAEHGDRVAVGLDVRGTTLAARGWTKEGGDLYETLERLDREGCARYVVTDVAKDGMMQGANIALLQDVCSRTDRPVVASGGVSTLDDVRAIRELVPAGVEGAIVGSALYKGAFTLPEALDVAGRP
- a CDS encoding SseB family protein, yielding MTSEEHTDSAGQTWQGRQVTDTGFGGDDGSADPAVAAALAGDDEVALVRILAGARFLVPIVADATEVVQDGGLHADKAADMAVAVLVAPDGTRALPVFTSMDSLHAWDPAARPSPVTADRAAQAAVSERADVIVVDVAGPTTVALRPSMVWALAMQRDWLPAHDDPQVVSAVARAAAEEPSVARVVCEAGDDGALRIVLHLLPGLAGDEVATIAQRVGERLATDGEVRARIDAVTFAVRPA
- a CDS encoding 1-acyl-sn-glycerol-3-phosphate acyltransferase yields the protein MPPWRRDEQEWQARHVLVLGQELHRFVLAADRLVSLDLRVKVPTADPSRPVLLLARHAGPGDSLLMAYVITHDLLRIPRIVLKRALLWDPAMDLCLARLDAYFIGPGLPREERDRQLREFAEHVQVGDATLLFPKGRNWTPGRHAEEFSEAVEDGELERAHWLKRNPRVLSPRSTVVRRMLAARPDSQVMIAGPPGPGRSGVTGGDLAVPPVEPADPHRRAAGAGPDRRADRRLAAGRVGATRRLDRRAGRRLTRR